A genomic window from Bacillus sp. Marseille-P3661 includes:
- the rplK gene encoding 50S ribosomal protein L11: MAKKVIKVVKLQIPAGKANPAPPVGPALGQAGVNIMGFCKEFNARTADQAGLIIPVEITVFEDRSFTFVTKTPPAAVLLKVAAGIQSGSGEPNKKKVATVKRDKVREIAEQKMPDLNAANVESAMRMVEGTARSMGIVIED, translated from the coding sequence GTGGCTAAAAAAGTAATTAAGGTTGTTAAACTTCAAATTCCTGCAGGTAAAGCAAACCCAGCGCCACCGGTTGGTCCTGCACTAGGTCAAGCAGGTGTAAATATCATGGGATTCTGTAAGGAATTCAATGCTCGTACAGCTGACCAAGCTGGTCTAATTATCCCTGTTGAGATTACTGTATTTGAAGATCGTTCATTTACGTTCGTAACAAAAACTCCGCCTGCTGCTGTTCTTCTTAAAGTAGCTGCTGGTATTCAGTCTGGTTCTGGTGAACCAAACAAGAAGAAAGTTGCGACGGTTAAACGTGATAAAGTACGTGAAATCGCTGAACAAAAAATGCCTGACCTTAACGCAGCAAATGTCGAATCTGCAATGCGTATGGTTGAAGGTACAGCGCGCAGCATGGGAATCGTTATTGAAGACTAA